A window of the Arenibacter algicola genome harbors these coding sequences:
- a CDS encoding helix-turn-helix domain-containing protein: MAKQLRKSYNMVHSYAQNKRQPSLEDLYKIAEILNVDISELLVSNTNKK; this comes from the coding sequence TTGGCTAAACAACTTAGGAAGAGTTACAATATGGTACACTCTTACGCCCAAAACAAAAGACAACCGAGTTTGGAAGACTTATACAAGATTGCGGAAATCTTAAATGTAGATATTTCAGAACTTCTAGTATCAAATACAAATAAGAAATAA
- a CDS encoding class I SAM-dependent DNA methyltransferase, whose translation MAKKNQKSTDTQNLESILFNCREYLRSNASLNDKRDLLLTLVFLRFIGEKFENTQAEMRQECIDNGITDEEVIKSFLNSPSRYKGIAYVPEAARWATIMEKPGAKLNAALDDAIQELENSGDELKGCIRLGLFTSINLDANVIKKVVDEVNKISHKTFGEEKDLIGRVYEYFLKSFAVNATKEEGEFYTPHDIVELIAAFIEPYDGTLYDPCCGSGGMFIQCAKYVEAKQGDIEKVNVYGQERDPATYRLAKMNLAMRGISHHLGEQNADTFTNDLHKGLSFDFIMANPPFNLKKWYDISLSNDNRWADYATPPAGNANYAWILHILSKLKAGKGIAGFLLANGALGDDDAIAIRKKLIENDKIEAIVVLPRELFYTTDISVTLWILNENKKGGTWHDRKLRNREKEILFMDLRQWTDNPIKGEQKKKIELKADQIKRAAEIYFNWQSEGTDGTNYTEPEQYRSVGLKEFEEKNYSLVPSRYIEFVDSDSKINYNEVLTETASTVSDLLKRQEKNDKTLRNALKQLGYECE comes from the coding sequence ATGGCCAAAAAAAATCAAAAATCTACTGATACACAAAACCTAGAATCAATCCTATTTAATTGCCGAGAGTATTTACGAAGTAATGCATCTTTAAATGATAAAAGAGACTTGCTATTAACGCTAGTTTTCTTGCGATTTATTGGTGAGAAGTTTGAGAATACACAAGCTGAAATGAGGCAGGAATGTATTGACAATGGTATTACAGACGAAGAAGTAATAAAGTCGTTCCTTAATAGCCCAAGCCGATATAAAGGTATTGCATATGTTCCTGAAGCTGCTCGTTGGGCTACAATTATGGAAAAGCCTGGTGCAAAATTGAATGCAGCACTGGATGACGCTATACAGGAGCTTGAAAATAGTGGCGATGAGTTAAAAGGCTGTATTCGTTTAGGTTTGTTTACATCAATAAATCTCGATGCCAATGTGATTAAAAAGGTGGTAGACGAGGTAAATAAAATCTCTCACAAGACGTTTGGTGAGGAAAAGGATTTAATTGGTCGGGTTTATGAATATTTCCTAAAGTCCTTTGCGGTAAATGCAACCAAAGAAGAGGGCGAGTTTTATACACCACACGATATAGTTGAGCTGATAGCGGCTTTTATTGAACCATATGATGGTACGCTTTACGACCCTTGTTGTGGTTCAGGGGGTATGTTTATTCAGTGTGCAAAGTATGTAGAAGCAAAGCAAGGCGACATCGAAAAAGTAAACGTTTATGGACAAGAACGAGACCCTGCAACGTATCGTCTTGCAAAAATGAACCTAGCTATGCGTGGTATCTCACACCATCTTGGTGAGCAAAATGCCGATACATTTACCAATGACCTACATAAAGGTTTAAGTTTTGATTTTATTATGGCAAATCCGCCATTTAATTTAAAAAAGTGGTATGATATCTCGTTAAGCAATGATAATCGTTGGGCAGACTATGCCACACCACCTGCAGGAAATGCAAACTATGCTTGGATATTGCATATACTCTCAAAATTAAAAGCAGGTAAAGGTATTGCTGGGTTCCTATTGGCTAATGGTGCTTTGGGTGATGATGATGCTATTGCAATTCGTAAAAAACTCATTGAAAATGACAAAATAGAAGCTATCGTGGTATTGCCGCGTGAGCTGTTTTACACTACCGACATATCGGTAACCTTGTGGATACTAAATGAAAATAAAAAAGGTGGCACTTGGCATGATCGTAAATTGCGTAACCGTGAAAAAGAGATACTGTTTATGGATTTACGCCAATGGACTGATAACCCAATTAAAGGAGAACAAAAAAAGAAGATAGAGCTAAAAGCCGACCAAATTAAACGAGCTGCCGAAATCTATTTTAACTGGCAAAGCGAGGGAACAGACGGCACAAACTATACAGAACCAGAACAATACCGCTCTGTTGGGCTAAAAGAATTTGAAGAAAAGAACTACTCCCTTGTACCAAGCCGATATATTGAATTTGTTGACAGTGACTCTAAAATTAACTATAATGAAGTGCTCACCGAAACAGCATCCACTGTTTCTGATTTATTAAAACGTCAAGAAAAGAATGATAAAACACTTCGTAACGCACTAAAACAGTTGGGGTATGAATGTGAGTAA
- a CDS encoding restriction endonuclease subunit S, whose translation MNVSNNFRWVRLGDYIDRSMVNNRDLKYGVELIEGVNSSGEFCSPKANTVGINLKPYKVVQNGYFVYNPSRLNIGSLAYRTDGLCIVSHLYVVFHLNDLGREKLLPEFLFIYFKRKEFLRLIDYLNFGSQRPEFNFFEMSEIQIPLPDIDTQQELVNTYNGLKALAEQNEALIEPLTQACQAYIVDCKKKYPEVELGEYIEELDERNSDGKCTLDDVKGISILKKLIPTKADMKDVSLSPYKLLKPNDFSYVTVTSRNGGKISLAINDSDKTYIVSSSYKVFRSKNAKELLPEFLFLLISKDEFDRYSRFNSWGSARETFDWIELCRVRIPLPPPEVQQSIVNLYNCAEEAKKIANKARKKMKTLCPALVQKAING comes from the coding sequence ATGAATGTGAGTAATAATTTCCGCTGGGTAAGATTAGGTGACTATATTGACCGAAGTATGGTTAATAATAGGGATTTGAAATATGGTGTTGAGCTAATCGAAGGTGTAAATAGCAGCGGAGAATTTTGCTCTCCCAAAGCGAATACTGTAGGTATAAATCTTAAGCCATATAAAGTTGTACAAAATGGATACTTTGTATACAATCCATCTCGTCTTAATATAGGTTCATTGGCATATAGAACAGATGGCTTATGTATTGTATCACATCTTTATGTAGTTTTTCATCTCAATGACCTTGGTCGAGAAAAGCTGTTGCCAGAATTTCTTTTTATCTACTTTAAACGAAAAGAATTTCTAAGATTAATAGATTACCTGAATTTTGGAAGTCAACGACCTGAGTTTAACTTCTTTGAAATGAGCGAAATTCAAATCCCACTACCCGATATAGATACACAACAAGAATTAGTCAATACTTACAATGGCCTAAAAGCATTAGCAGAACAGAATGAAGCTTTAATAGAGCCACTTACCCAAGCTTGTCAAGCCTATATTGTCGATTGCAAAAAAAAGTATCCTGAAGTTGAGCTTGGTGAGTATATTGAAGAGTTAGACGAAAGAAATTCAGATGGTAAATGTACACTTGACGATGTTAAAGGTATTAGTATTTTAAAGAAACTTATACCGACTAAGGCAGATATGAAAGATGTTTCTCTATCACCTTATAAACTTCTAAAGCCAAATGATTTTAGTTATGTAACTGTAACATCTCGTAATGGCGGTAAAATATCCTTAGCAATTAATGATTCTGACAAAACATATATTGTATCGTCTTCATACAAGGTTTTTAGGTCTAAAAATGCAAAAGAATTACTACCTGAATTTCTGTTCTTATTAATAAGCAAAGATGAATTTGACCGATATTCTCGTTTCAACTCTTGGGGCAGTGCACGAGAGACTTTTGATTGGATTGAATTATGTAGAGTGCGTATTCCATTACCACCACCAGAAGTGCAACAATCTATAGTTAACCTCTACAACTGTGCCGAAGAAGCTAAGAAAATAGCCAACAAGGCTCGTAAAAAAATGAAAACACTATGTCCAGCATTAGTGCAAAAAGCAATAAACGGGTAA